A genome region from Streptomyces sp. NBC_01296 includes the following:
- a CDS encoding NAD(P)/FAD-dependent oxidoreductase gives MTQSSPPRHAVVIGGSMAGLLAAAVLAEHATVTIIDADTLPDSPAPRRGLPQARHVHVMWSGGARAIEKILPGITDDWTAAGAIRRSLPTDLVTKTAQGWIPRCGEKQFNISCSRDLLDSVVRARVTGLRGVTTLQQSRVQALEGTAARVAGVRVDTPGEAGRLLAADLVVDASGRGSRARAWLHELGVGGIRQAQVDSGLVYATRIFEAPAGAHEMGFPIVNVQSDPRVRIPGQTATIVPIENGRWQATLSGTRGGQPTGDPEQFIPFAKGIRDPVVGELLEGRKPLTDVAVTQGTANRRVYFEKADLPDGFFAVGDSVATFNPLYGQGMTVAAQGLLAVRALLRAKGLAHPGFGREAQRALVPQVATAWELATSQDILYPGATGMKPRAGAGLLNAYVSRLMTGATTREALTAAFLQVITMSSSPTYWLRPSVVWHVLRASDRGALKAPPLTAAERAVAGLDQGSGPVDPAAPVDPVGPVGPVGPVGPVGQAR, from the coding sequence ATGACCCAGTCTTCCCCGCCCCGCCACGCCGTCGTCATCGGCGGCAGCATGGCCGGCCTGCTCGCCGCGGCCGTGCTCGCCGAGCACGCGACGGTCACGATCATCGACGCCGACACGCTGCCCGACAGCCCGGCGCCGCGGCGCGGACTCCCGCAGGCCCGGCACGTCCACGTCATGTGGTCGGGCGGGGCCCGGGCCATCGAGAAGATACTCCCGGGCATCACCGACGACTGGACGGCGGCGGGCGCGATCCGCCGCAGCCTGCCCACCGACCTGGTCACCAAGACCGCCCAGGGCTGGATCCCGCGCTGCGGGGAGAAGCAGTTCAACATCTCGTGCAGCCGCGACCTCCTCGACTCGGTGGTCCGCGCCCGGGTGACCGGCCTGCGCGGCGTCACCACGCTCCAGCAGAGCCGCGTACAGGCCCTGGAGGGTACGGCGGCGCGGGTCGCCGGCGTCCGCGTCGACACCCCCGGCGAGGCGGGCCGGCTGCTGGCCGCCGACCTCGTGGTGGACGCGAGCGGGCGCGGTTCCCGGGCCCGGGCCTGGCTGCACGAACTCGGGGTCGGCGGCATCAGACAGGCCCAGGTCGACTCCGGCCTGGTGTACGCGACCCGGATCTTCGAAGCCCCGGCGGGAGCGCACGAGATGGGTTTCCCGATCGTCAACGTGCAGTCCGATCCACGGGTTCGCATACCCGGGCAGACGGCGACGATCGTGCCCATCGAGAACGGCCGGTGGCAGGCCACCCTGTCCGGCACCCGAGGCGGCCAGCCCACCGGTGACCCCGAGCAGTTCATACCGTTCGCCAAGGGCATCCGCGATCCCGTCGTCGGCGAGCTCCTCGAGGGCAGGAAGCCCCTCACGGACGTCGCCGTCACCCAGGGCACCGCCAACCGCAGGGTCTACTTCGAGAAGGCGGACCTGCCCGACGGCTTCTTCGCCGTCGGCGATTCCGTCGCCACCTTCAACCCGCTGTACGGGCAGGGCATGACGGTCGCCGCCCAGGGCCTGCTGGCCGTACGCGCCCTGCTGCGCGCCAAGGGCCTCGCCCATCCCGGCTTCGGCCGTGAGGCGCAGCGCGCGCTCGTCCCGCAGGTGGCCACCGCCTGGGAGCTCGCCACCTCGCAGGACATCCTGTATCCCGGGGCCACCGGCATGAAGCCGCGGGCCGGCGCCGGGCTGCTCAACGCGTACGTCAGCCGGCTGATGACCGGGGCCACCACGCGGGAGGCGCTGACCGCCGCGTTCCTCCAGGTCATCACCATGAGCAGCTCGCCCACGTACTGGCTGCGCCCCTCGGTGGTCTGGCACGTGCTGCGCGCCTCGGACCGGGGCGCGCTGAAGGCGCCGCCGCTGACCGCGGCCGAGCGGGCCGTCGCGGGGCTCGACCAGGGGTCCGGACCGGTCGACCCGGCGGCCCCGGTCGATCCCGTGGGCCCGGTCGGCCCGGTCGGCCCGGTCGGCCCCGTCGGCCAGGCGCGATGA
- a CDS encoding MAB_1171c family putative transporter: protein MTDGLILYVPGSVMILALLIKAPTLRRGWDQPLMRAVCTLLVVGCMVMFLAAPPTISAVNRLTGVVNFSAPLVYSVLTAFSGSCIVLVLQWGGGPPAVVRRATRLTVAAFGVVTLLIIVLFAIGDAPVERLRDLDTYYANTPWLREMIVCYLLAHTVGSSTLTVLCWKWLLRVRPSLRPLRTGLALIVLGGVLDLGYLVTKWAAVGARWAGRDWDGLSTYVAPPFASAAALMVGSGFIVPLVGGSAAWRDFSRYRRLHPLWKALRGFAASSVTTVPLTWWSPIGIRLIHRESVIDDGILALARWFDPAVRGAAYEAALGQGMCESQASVVADAAMLAAACRRREAAEAAEAAGALDPADADGSGEHPAEADQGLPEPYRLDSRPLAALAREFRASPIVAAVRRDPAPL from the coding sequence ATGACCGACGGTCTCATCCTGTACGTACCGGGGTCGGTGATGATCCTGGCGCTGCTGATCAAGGCGCCCACCCTGCGCCGGGGCTGGGACCAGCCGCTCATGCGGGCCGTGTGCACCCTGCTCGTCGTCGGCTGCATGGTCATGTTCCTGGCGGCGCCGCCGACGATCTCCGCGGTCAACCGGCTCACCGGCGTCGTCAACTTCTCGGCCCCGCTGGTGTACAGCGTGCTGACCGCGTTCTCGGGGTCGTGCATCGTGCTGGTCCTGCAGTGGGGCGGCGGCCCGCCCGCCGTCGTCCGGCGGGCGACCCGGCTGACGGTGGCCGCGTTCGGTGTCGTCACGCTGCTCATCATCGTCCTCTTCGCGATCGGCGACGCGCCGGTGGAGCGGCTGCGCGACCTGGACACGTACTACGCGAACACGCCCTGGCTGCGCGAGATGATCGTCTGCTACCTGCTCGCGCACACCGTGGGCAGTTCGACGCTCACCGTGCTGTGCTGGAAGTGGCTGCTGCGCGTGCGCCCCTCGCTGCGTCCGCTGCGCACCGGGCTGGCCCTGATCGTGCTCGGCGGGGTGCTGGACCTGGGCTACCTCGTCACGAAGTGGGCGGCGGTGGGCGCCCGCTGGGCGGGCCGCGACTGGGACGGCCTGTCGACGTACGTGGCCCCGCCGTTCGCCTCCGCGGCGGCCCTGATGGTGGGGTCGGGGTTCATCGTGCCGCTGGTCGGCGGCTCGGCGGCCTGGCGGGACTTCAGCCGGTACCGGCGGCTGCACCCGCTGTGGAAGGCGCTGCGCGGGTTCGCCGCGTCGAGCGTGACGACCGTGCCGCTGACCTGGTGGTCGCCGATCGGGATCCGGCTGATCCACCGCGAATCGGTGATCGACGACGGGATCCTGGCGCTGGCCCGCTGGTTCGACCCGGCCGTACGGGGCGCCGCGTACGAGGCGGCGCTCGGGCAGGGCATGTGCGAGTCGCAGGCCTCGGTCGTGGCCGACGCGGCCATGCTCGCCGCGGCCTGCCGGCGCAGGGAGGCCGCCGAAGCCGCGGAAGCCGCCGGGGCTCTCGACCCGGCGGACGCGGACGGCTCCGGGGAGCACCCCGCCGAGGCCGATCAGGGGCTGCCCGAGCCGTACCGGCTGGACTCCCGGCCGCTCGCGGCACTGGCCCGGGAGTTCCGCGCCTCCCCCATCGTGGCGGCCGTACGGCGGGACCCGGCGCCCCTGTGA
- a CDS encoding NADH:flavin oxidoreductase/NADH oxidase family protein: MTRATRFLGELLMDLFTPLELPNGTALPNRLAKAAMEESLAGSGQLPDGRIERLYRRWAQGGAGLLITGNVMVDRRALTAPGTIVLDARSPLDPFRRWAEAASCGGGRVWMQINHPGRQVGSEMPGTAWAPSDIGVSLGRHTKRFARPTAMTEADIEATVARFAVTARRAEEAGFDGVQIHAAHGYLLSQFLSPLVNRRTDRWGGSLENRVRLLTEVVGAVRAQVDPGFAIGVKLNTADFQRGGFDTEEAAQVLAVLGGLGVDLVELSGGSVESPATLGRTADLRTLEREAYFLSFAEQFLGSATMPLMLTGGIGRRETAQKVLERGVSVVGLASALAFRPDLPARWRAGEDVRVTVERLHWKDRDLAGAGLLAFVRFQMHRLARGLEPRPEASPRATFALDQLQHWRRVRAYGAWLARNPEPEDALAG, from the coding sequence ATGACACGTGCAACACGTTTCCTGGGGGAACTGCTGATGGACCTGTTCACGCCACTGGAGTTGCCCAACGGGACGGCCCTGCCGAACCGCTTGGCGAAGGCGGCCATGGAGGAGAGCCTCGCCGGGTCGGGCCAGCTGCCGGACGGGCGCATCGAACGGCTCTACCGCCGCTGGGCCCAGGGCGGCGCCGGGCTGCTGATCACCGGGAACGTCATGGTCGACCGCCGGGCGCTGACCGCGCCGGGGACGATCGTCCTCGACGCCCGCTCCCCGCTCGACCCCTTCCGCCGCTGGGCCGAAGCCGCGTCCTGCGGCGGCGGCCGGGTCTGGATGCAGATCAACCACCCCGGCCGGCAGGTCGGCTCGGAGATGCCCGGCACGGCCTGGGCGCCCTCCGACATAGGGGTGAGCCTCGGCAGGCACACCAAGCGCTTCGCCCGCCCCACCGCGATGACCGAGGCCGACATCGAGGCCACCGTCGCCCGGTTCGCGGTCACGGCCCGGCGGGCCGAGGAGGCCGGCTTCGACGGGGTGCAGATCCACGCCGCCCACGGCTACCTCCTCAGCCAGTTCCTCTCCCCGCTCGTCAACCGGCGCACCGACCGCTGGGGCGGCAGCCTGGAGAACCGGGTCCGGCTGCTCACCGAGGTCGTCGGCGCCGTCCGCGCGCAGGTGGACCCCGGCTTCGCGATCGGGGTCAAGCTCAACACCGCCGACTTCCAGCGCGGCGGCTTCGACACCGAGGAGGCGGCGCAGGTCCTCGCGGTCCTCGGCGGCCTCGGCGTCGACCTCGTCGAACTGTCCGGGGGCAGCGTCGAGAGCCCCGCGACCCTGGGCCGCACCGCCGATCTGCGGACCCTCGAACGCGAGGCGTACTTCCTCTCCTTCGCCGAGCAGTTCCTGGGCTCGGCCACGATGCCGCTGATGCTGACCGGCGGGATAGGCCGCCGGGAGACGGCGCAGAAGGTCCTGGAGCGCGGTGTGTCCGTCGTGGGGCTCGCCTCGGCCCTGGCCTTCCGCCCCGACCTGCCGGCCCGCTGGCGCGCCGGGGAGGACGTACGGGTCACGGTGGAGCGGCTGCACTGGAAGGACCGGGACCTGGCCGGTGCGGGGCTGCTGGCCTTCGTACGCTTCCAGATGCACCGGCTGGCCCGCGGCCTGGAACCGCGCCCGGAGGCCTCCCCGCGCGCGACGTTCGCCCTCGACCAGCTCCAGCACTGGCGCAGGGTGCGGGCGTACGGAGCCTGGCTCGCCCGCAACCCCGAGCCCGAGGACGCCCTCGCCGGCTGA
- a CDS encoding bifunctional 5,10-methylenetetrahydrofolate dehydrogenase/5,10-methenyltetrahydrofolate cyclohydrolase, which produces MDGTALARRISEQTAAYAAKITERTGTAPCLATVLVGEDPASVTYVRMKQNRCAKAGITSRHVELPAETTTEELVAALTALSEDPEISGILLQHPVPHHIDERAAFEAIAPGKDVDGVTMHSFAAMGFGLPGFVSCTPGGIMRLLAEYDVDLTGKHAVVVGRSAILGKPAGMLLLEQNATVTYCHSRTVDLPSIVRQADVLVAAVGKAEFIRGEDIKPGAVVLDAGYNEGNVGDVHFESAAARASLITPVPGGVGPMTIAVLLEQTVQAAAAQAGLALAEL; this is translated from the coding sequence ATGGACGGCACGGCCCTCGCCCGCCGCATCTCGGAGCAGACCGCCGCCTACGCGGCGAAGATCACCGAGCGCACCGGTACCGCTCCCTGCCTCGCGACCGTGCTGGTCGGCGAGGACCCGGCGTCCGTCACGTACGTACGGATGAAGCAGAACCGTTGCGCCAAGGCCGGGATCACCTCCCGCCACGTGGAGCTGCCGGCCGAGACCACCACCGAGGAGCTCGTCGCCGCCCTCACGGCTCTCTCCGAGGACCCGGAGATCAGCGGCATCCTGCTGCAGCACCCGGTCCCGCACCACATCGACGAGCGCGCCGCCTTCGAGGCCATCGCCCCCGGCAAGGACGTCGACGGGGTCACCATGCACTCCTTCGCCGCCATGGGCTTCGGGCTGCCGGGCTTCGTCTCCTGCACCCCCGGCGGGATCATGCGGCTCCTCGCCGAGTACGACGTGGACCTGACCGGCAAGCACGCCGTCGTCGTCGGCCGCAGCGCGATCCTGGGCAAGCCGGCCGGCATGCTCCTGCTGGAGCAGAACGCCACCGTCACCTACTGCCACTCCCGCACCGTGGACCTGCCCTCGATCGTGCGCCAGGCCGACGTGCTGGTCGCCGCCGTCGGCAAGGCCGAGTTCATCCGCGGCGAGGACATCAAGCCGGGCGCCGTGGTCCTGGACGCCGGCTACAACGAGGGCAACGTCGGCGACGTCCACTTCGAGTCGGCCGCCGCCCGTGCCTCGCTGATCACCCCGGTCCCCGGCGGCGTCGGCCCGATGACCATCGCCGTCCTGCTGGAGCAGACCGTCCAGGCGGCCGCCGCCCAGGCGGGGCTCGCGCTCGCGGAGCTCTGA
- a CDS encoding class I SAM-dependent methyltransferase: MTRTFDHLVAEAESVSVDGWDFSWLDGRATEQRPSWGYQGLMSERLARVRSALDIQTGGGEVLAGAGTLPPLMVATESWPPNIDKATRLLHPLGAVVVADADEPPLPFGDEAFELVTSRHPVTIWWEEISRVLRPGGTYLSQQVGPASVFELVEYFLGPQPEEVRRGRHPDDAVSDAGKAGLEVVDLRSERLRTEFHDIGAVIYFLRKVIWMVPGFTVGQYRDRLRELHEQIEHDGPFVAHTARFLIEARKTG, encoded by the coding sequence ATGACGCGTACTTTCGATCACCTCGTCGCCGAAGCCGAGTCCGTCTCCGTCGACGGCTGGGACTTCTCTTGGCTCGACGGCCGGGCCACGGAGCAGCGCCCCTCGTGGGGCTACCAGGGGCTCATGAGCGAGCGCCTCGCCCGGGTCCGGTCGGCCCTGGACATCCAGACCGGCGGCGGGGAGGTGCTCGCCGGGGCGGGGACCCTGCCCCCGCTGATGGTGGCCACCGAGTCCTGGCCGCCGAACATCGACAAGGCGACCCGGCTGCTGCACCCGCTCGGCGCGGTGGTGGTCGCGGACGCCGACGAGCCGCCGCTGCCGTTCGGCGACGAGGCCTTCGAGCTGGTCACCAGCCGTCACCCGGTGACCATCTGGTGGGAGGAGATCTCCCGGGTCCTGCGTCCGGGCGGAACGTACCTCTCGCAGCAGGTCGGGCCGGCGAGCGTCTTCGAGCTCGTCGAGTACTTCCTCGGGCCCCAGCCGGAGGAGGTCCGGCGCGGGCGGCACCCGGACGATGCGGTCTCCGACGCCGGCAAGGCCGGTCTCGAGGTCGTCGATCTGCGCTCCGAAAGACTGCGCACGGAGTTCCACGACATCGGAGCCGTGATCTACTTTCTCCGGAAGGTGATCTGGATGGTGCCCGGCTTCACGGTCGGGCAGTACCGGGACCGGCTGCGCGAGCTCCACGAACAGATCGAACACGACGGTCCGTTCGTGGCGCATACCGCCCGTTTCCTTATCGAAGCCCGCAAAACGGGCTGA
- a CDS encoding RNA polymerase sigma factor, translating into MSLSPSRTFPPEIAESEALVTLVERGREQGHINGDDVRQAFEAGRIPVDQWKRVLRSLNQVLDEEGVALHVSAAPATKAAAKKPRKAAAAPARTVTKKAAAAPRPIGARKASATSPATATAAAISASPSAATEDEVTADAAAEPKKRTVKKTAAKKTAVKKTAAAKKTGAKDADEGETPAAEGEDWAAEDLADDTEEEAPKAGGTQGFVLSDDDEDDAPAQTVMVAGATADPVKDYLKLIGKVPLLNAEQEVELAKRIEAGLFSEYKLEEEEDHKPAFKRELEILVEDGRRAKNHLLEANLRLVVSLAKRYTGRGMLFLDLIQEGNVGLIRAVEKFDYTKGFKFSTYATWWIRQAITRAMADQSRTIRIPVHMVEIINKLARVQRQMLQDLGREPTPEELGKELDMTPEKVIEVQKYGREPISLHTPLGEEGDSEFGDLIEDSEAVVPADAVSFTFLQEQLQSILGTLSEREAGVVSMRYGLNDGQPKTLDEIGRVYGVTRERIRQIESKTMSKLRHPSRSQVLRDYLD; encoded by the coding sequence GTGTCGCTCAGCCCGTCCCGTACGTTCCCTCCGGAGATCGCCGAATCGGAGGCCCTCGTCACGCTCGTAGAGCGCGGCCGCGAGCAGGGTCACATCAACGGTGACGACGTGCGCCAGGCCTTCGAGGCCGGCCGCATCCCGGTGGACCAGTGGAAGCGGGTCCTGCGCAGCCTGAACCAGGTCCTGGACGAGGAGGGTGTCGCGCTGCACGTCAGTGCCGCCCCCGCCACGAAGGCCGCCGCGAAGAAGCCCCGCAAGGCTGCCGCCGCGCCTGCCCGCACCGTGACCAAGAAGGCGGCCGCCGCGCCGCGCCCCATCGGTGCGCGCAAGGCCTCGGCCACCAGCCCGGCCACCGCCACCGCGGCGGCGATATCCGCTTCGCCGTCCGCGGCCACCGAGGACGAGGTGACGGCCGACGCCGCCGCCGAGCCGAAGAAGCGGACGGTCAAGAAGACCGCCGCGAAGAAGACCGCGGTGAAGAAGACCGCCGCGGCCAAGAAGACCGGCGCCAAGGATGCCGACGAGGGCGAGACCCCGGCCGCCGAGGGTGAGGACTGGGCCGCCGAGGACCTCGCCGACGACACCGAGGAGGAGGCCCCCAAGGCCGGCGGGACCCAGGGCTTCGTCCTGTCCGACGACGACGAGGACGACGCCCCGGCGCAGACGGTCATGGTGGCCGGCGCCACCGCCGACCCCGTCAAGGACTACCTCAAGCTCATCGGCAAGGTGCCGCTCCTCAACGCCGAGCAGGAGGTCGAGCTCGCCAAGCGCATCGAGGCGGGCCTCTTCTCCGAGTACAAGCTCGAAGAGGAGGAGGACCACAAGCCCGCCTTCAAGCGCGAGCTGGAGATCCTGGTCGAGGACGGCCGCCGCGCCAAGAACCACCTGCTGGAGGCCAACCTCCGCCTCGTGGTCTCGCTGGCCAAGCGCTACACCGGCCGCGGCATGCTCTTCCTGGACCTGATCCAGGAGGGCAACGTCGGCCTGATCCGCGCCGTGGAGAAGTTCGACTACACCAAGGGCTTCAAGTTCTCCACGTACGCGACCTGGTGGATCCGGCAGGCGATCACGCGTGCCATGGCCGACCAGTCGCGCACCATCCGCATCCCCGTCCACATGGTCGAGATCATCAACAAGCTGGCGCGCGTCCAGCGCCAGATGCTCCAGGACCTCGGCCGGGAGCCCACTCCGGAGGAGCTGGGCAAGGAGCTCGACATGACCCCCGAGAAGGTCATCGAGGTCCAGAAGTACGGCCGCGAGCCGATCTCCCTGCACACCCCCCTGGGTGAGGAGGGCGACAGCGAGTTCGGCGACCTGATCGAGGACTCCGAGGCGGTCGTCCCGGCCGACGCGGTGAGCTTCACCTTCCTCCAGGAGCAGCTGCAGTCGATCCTGGGCACGCTCTCCGAGCGTGAGGCGGGCGTCGTCTCCATGCGTTACGGCCTCAACGACGGCCAGCCGAAGACCCTGGACGAGATCGGCCGCGTGTACGGGGTCACCCGTGAGCGCATCCGCCAGATCGAGTCCAAGACCATGTCGAAGCTGCGCCACCCGTCGCGTTCGCAGGTCCTGCGCGACTACCTGGACTGA
- a CDS encoding SRPBCC family protein: MSAIRESIDISRSPEDVFDYVTDPTHLPEWQDSAVSARLLDGAPLHIGSKVAVTRRMGKRQFPMTMEVTELDKPRSWHIQGVDGPIRGDVRGTIEPLDGGKRSRVTLDLEFEGHGIGRVIAPLVVKPYARKAMPRNEEKLKHLLEH, from the coding sequence ATGTCCGCGATCAGAGAAAGCATCGACATCTCCCGCAGTCCCGAAGACGTCTTCGACTACGTGACGGACCCCACGCACCTGCCCGAATGGCAGGACAGCGCCGTCTCCGCCCGCCTGCTCGACGGCGCACCCCTCCACATCGGTTCGAAGGTCGCCGTCACCCGGCGCATGGGCAAGCGGCAGTTCCCGATGACCATGGAGGTCACGGAGCTCGACAAGCCGCGCAGCTGGCACATCCAAGGGGTCGACGGACCCATCCGCGGCGATGTGCGCGGGACCATCGAACCCCTCGACGGCGGGAAGCGCTCGCGCGTGACCCTCGACCTCGAATTCGAGGGCCACGGCATCGGCAGGGTCATCGCCCCGCTCGTGGTCAAGCCGTACGCCCGCAAGGCGATGCCGCGCAACGAGGAGAAGCTGAAGCACCTGCTGGAGCACTGA
- a CDS encoding amino acid permease: MTSTATLPAEAAVPPEQGRDPHARRFGLPIATCLVMGNIIGGGIFLLPASVAPFGTISLVAFGVLTAGAIALALVFGRLSQRLPQTGGPYVYARAAFGDFAGFLAAWSYWITAWVSNAALAVAAVGYLTVLFPAVGEHKAAMCLAALAVQWLPALANLAGTRYVGAVQLVATVLKFAPLLLVAVGGLFFFDPVNLGPFQATGQSPVGAVSAAAAILLFSYLGVESAAVSAGEVRDPARNVGRATILGTAGAAVVYLLGTVSVFGLVPHEKLVSSEAPFTDAVNGMFGGTWGGTLVACAAVISMLGALNGWTLLSAQTPYAAARDGLFPKVFETKKRGVPVAGVLVTVVLASGLTVYNYTAGSDGVFEILVLVTTFTATVPYLLSTAAQIYFLLSGQSGRVHRGRLVRDGILAGLAFGFSMWLVAGSGYAAVYQGVLFLFAGVLVYAAMSARKHRAGHRATA, translated from the coding sequence ATGACCAGCACCGCAACCCTGCCCGCCGAGGCCGCAGTACCCCCCGAGCAGGGTCGCGACCCCCACGCGCGCCGCTTCGGCCTCCCGATCGCGACCTGCCTGGTCATGGGCAACATCATCGGCGGCGGGATCTTCCTGCTGCCCGCCTCCGTGGCGCCCTTCGGCACGATCAGCCTGGTCGCCTTCGGCGTGCTCACCGCCGGTGCGATCGCCCTCGCCCTCGTCTTCGGCCGGCTCTCGCAGCGGCTCCCGCAGACCGGCGGCCCGTACGTCTACGCCCGCGCCGCGTTCGGCGACTTCGCCGGCTTCCTCGCGGCCTGGAGCTACTGGATCACCGCCTGGGTCTCGAACGCGGCCCTCGCCGTGGCGGCCGTCGGCTACCTCACCGTGCTCTTCCCGGCCGTCGGGGAGCACAAGGCGGCGATGTGCCTGGCCGCCCTCGCCGTGCAGTGGCTCCCGGCGCTCGCCAACCTGGCCGGCACCCGCTACGTCGGCGCGGTCCAACTGGTCGCCACCGTACTGAAGTTCGCCCCGCTGCTGCTGGTCGCGGTGGGCGGTCTGTTCTTCTTCGACCCGGTGAACCTCGGCCCCTTCCAGGCCACCGGCCAGAGCCCCGTCGGCGCGGTCTCCGCCGCCGCGGCGATCCTGCTCTTCAGCTACCTCGGCGTCGAGTCGGCCGCCGTCAGCGCGGGCGAGGTCCGCGACCCCGCCCGCAACGTCGGCCGGGCCACGATCCTGGGCACCGCCGGTGCGGCCGTCGTCTACCTGCTGGGCACCGTCTCCGTCTTCGGCCTGGTCCCCCACGAGAAGCTGGTCTCCTCCGAGGCCCCCTTCACCGACGCCGTCAATGGAATGTTCGGGGGCACCTGGGGCGGCACCCTCGTCGCCTGCGCGGCCGTGATCTCGATGCTCGGCGCCCTCAACGGCTGGACCCTGCTCAGCGCGCAGACCCCGTACGCCGCCGCCCGCGACGGGCTCTTCCCGAAGGTCTTCGAGACGAAGAAGCGGGGCGTCCCGGTGGCCGGCGTACTCGTCACCGTCGTCCTCGCCTCCGGCCTGACCGTCTACAACTACACGGCCGGCTCGGACGGGGTCTTCGAGATCCTCGTCCTGGTCACCACCTTCACCGCGACCGTCCCGTACCTGCTCTCCACCGCCGCGCAGATCTACTTCCTGCTCTCCGGGCAGTCCGGGCGCGTCCACCGCGGCCGCCTGGTCCGCGACGGGATCCTCGCGGGTCTGGCCTTCGGCTTCTCGATGTGGCTGGTCGCCGGCTCCGGCTACGCGGCCGTCTACCAGGGCGTCCTGTTCCTCTTCGCGGGCGTCCTCGTCTACGCCGCGATGTCCGCGCGAAAGCACCGGGCCGGGCACCGGGCCACCGCCTGA